A single region of the Macadamia integrifolia cultivar HAES 741 unplaced genomic scaffold, SCU_Mint_v3 scaffold1248, whole genome shotgun sequence genome encodes:
- the LOC122063192 gene encoding non-specific lipid transfer protein GPI-anchored 10 isoform X2 encodes MASSSPSVVLLFLISHRLAFTYGEFFDPLTSGPSTEDCDQSHLLPLAPCAPFVQGFDSSPLQICCDNLHDLYLEQPNCLCLLLNDTALSAFPINKTLALELPPLCNLQLNYSICPGFVEPPSPRSPESQVSPASPGVALPPKTNMGLPYSRSSGEKLEIKESSVMLLANTLLLIAVSNLFYS; translated from the exons atggcttcttcttctccttctgtggtgcttttgtttcttatttcacATCGTTTGGCCTTTACCTATGGCGAATTCTTCGACCCTTTGACATCGGGTCCAAGCACAGAGGATTGTGATCAATCTCATTTACTTCCACTTGCCCCTTGTGCACCATTCGTGCAGGGATTTGATTCTTCCCCTCTTCAGATTTGCTGTGATAACCTCCATGATCTCTACCTTGAACAGCCCAATTGCCTGTGTCTCTTGCTCAATGACACTGCCTTGAGTGCCTTCCCCATCAACAAGACACTTGCACTGGAACTGCCACCTCTCTGCAACCTTCAACTCAACTACTCCATCTGCCCAG GGTTTGTTGAGCCTCCAAGTCCCAGATCACCTGAGTCTCAAGTTTCACCAG CTTCTCCAGGGGTTGCATTGCCACCGAAAACTAACATGGGCCTTCCGTATTCCCGGAGTAGTGGAGAAAAATTGGAAATCAAGGAGAGCTCAGTGATGCTCCTTGCCAATACTCTTCTGCTAATAGCAGTCTCCAATCTGTTCTACTCATGA
- the LOC122063185 gene encoding uncharacterized protein LOC122063185 isoform X2, with protein MSFFGWAKKELVKMGIFKSKKLLLGRSSLAFVESLSVPLIQEVVLSADLGCANCQKRVAHAISRMDMATDSMVVDILEKKVTLTCVSAIKGSKKQVASMYRNSHRNFV; from the exons ATGTCATTCTTTGGTTGGGCTAAGAAGGAGCTTGTGAAAATGGGAATCTTCAAGTCGAAGAAGCTACTGCTGGGTCGAAGTAGCTTAGCATTCGTCGAATCCTTAAGCGTGCCTCTT ATACAAGAAGTTGTTCTCTCAGCAGATTTAGGATGTGCTAATTGCCAAAAGAGGGTAGCTCATGCGATCTCCAGGATGGACA TGGCCACTGACTCCATGGTGGTGGATATATTAGAAAAGAAAGTGACACTCACATGTGTATCTGCCATTAAAGGATCTAAAAAGCAAGTTGCAAGTATGTACAGAAATTCACACCGCAACTTTGTTTAG
- the LOC122063192 gene encoding non-specific lipid transfer protein GPI-anchored 10 isoform X1, translating to MASSSPSVVLLFLISHRLAFTYGEFFDPLTSGPSTEDCDQSHLLPLAPCAPFVQGFDSSPLQICCDNLHDLYLEQPNCLCLLLNDTALSAFPINKTLALELPPLCNLQLNYSICPGFVEPPSPRSPESQVSPGTPSNSSTAASPGVALPPKTNMGLPYSRSSGEKLEIKESSVMLLANTLLLIAVSNLFYS from the exons atggcttcttcttctccttctgtggtgcttttgtttcttatttcacATCGTTTGGCCTTTACCTATGGCGAATTCTTCGACCCTTTGACATCGGGTCCAAGCACAGAGGATTGTGATCAATCTCATTTACTTCCACTTGCCCCTTGTGCACCATTCGTGCAGGGATTTGATTCTTCCCCTCTTCAGATTTGCTGTGATAACCTCCATGATCTCTACCTTGAACAGCCCAATTGCCTGTGTCTCTTGCTCAATGACACTGCCTTGAGTGCCTTCCCCATCAACAAGACACTTGCACTGGAACTGCCACCTCTCTGCAACCTTCAACTCAACTACTCCATCTGCCCAG GGTTTGTTGAGCCTCCAAGTCCCAGATCACCTGAGTCTCAAGTTTCACCAGGGACCCCCTCCAATTCTTCAACTGCAG CTTCTCCAGGGGTTGCATTGCCACCGAAAACTAACATGGGCCTTCCGTATTCCCGGAGTAGTGGAGAAAAATTGGAAATCAAGGAGAGCTCAGTGATGCTCCTTGCCAATACTCTTCTGCTAATAGCAGTCTCCAATCTGTTCTACTCATGA
- the LOC122063185 gene encoding uncharacterized protein LOC122063185 isoform X1, which produces MSFFGWAKKELVKMGIFKSKKLLLGRSSLAFVESLSVPLQIQEVVLSADLGCANCQKRVAHAISRMDMATDSMVVDILEKKVTLTCVSAIKGSKKQVASMYRNSHRNFV; this is translated from the exons ATGTCATTCTTTGGTTGGGCTAAGAAGGAGCTTGTGAAAATGGGAATCTTCAAGTCGAAGAAGCTACTGCTGGGTCGAAGTAGCTTAGCATTCGTCGAATCCTTAAGCGTGCCTCTT CAGATACAAGAAGTTGTTCTCTCAGCAGATTTAGGATGTGCTAATTGCCAAAAGAGGGTAGCTCATGCGATCTCCAGGATGGACA TGGCCACTGACTCCATGGTGGTGGATATATTAGAAAAGAAAGTGACACTCACATGTGTATCTGCCATTAAAGGATCTAAAAAGCAAGTTGCAAGTATGTACAGAAATTCACACCGCAACTTTGTTTAG